ACATGTGGGTTACGGTACATTTCTGCCCATTGAAACCGACACGGTGGAAAAACATGTCATGGAAGAGGAGTATTATGAGGTATCCCCGGAAACAGCATCCATTGTTTCGGATGCCCGGCGGGTTGTGGCCGTGGGCACCACGTCGACACGCGTTCTGGAATCCATTACCGATGACCGGGGCCGCATCAGAGCCGCCTCGGGACTCACAAAATTATTCATCTACCCGGGCTATCGTTTCAGGCGTGTCAACGCACTGCTGACCAATTTCCATCTGCCCAAGTCTTCCCTGTTCCTTCTTGCTTGCGCCTTCGGAGGGAAAGAACGGGTGCAGGCCGCATACGCGGAAGCCATCCGGGAACGCTACCGTTTCTACAGTTACGGGGACTGCATGTTCATTTCACCATAAAACAAATTGATCAATGCAATGATTATTTGACAGAAAGGTCATAATGACGCCCTGCACATTTGTTCAGACAGCAAAACAAAATAATTCGGAAGCCAGAACCGGCTGCCTGACAACACTTCACGGCGTAATCCCCACGCCCGCCTTCATGCCTGTGGGTACCCAGGGCACAGTCAAGGCGCTTACACCGGAAATGCTGGAGAGGGCCGGAGCGAACATGATTCTGGCCAACACCTACCATCTTTATCTGCGGCCCGGGCGAGAGTTGGTGAAAAAAATGGGGGGGCTTCACAGATTCATGAATTGGAAAAAATCAATTCTCACCGACAGCGGCGGATTCCAGGTTTTCAGTCTGGGCGCCCTCAGGAAAATCACCCGGGAGGGGGTGCTGTTCCAGTCTCACATTGACGGCTCGAAACACTTCATCAGCCCGGAAAGGGCCATCAACATTCAGGAGGATCTGGGAGCCGACATCATTATGGCCTTTGACGATTGCACACCCTACCCCGCCTCATTTGAACAGGCCCGTGCTTCTCTCGAGATCACCATGGACTGGGCTTTACGCTGCAAAGAGGCGAAGACCCGCAACGATCAGGCTTTATTCGGCATCGTCCAGGGGGGAACGTATCTGGACTTGAGAAAGGAAGCGCTGGCCAGTGTTGT
This genomic interval from Deltaproteobacteria bacterium contains the following:
- the tgt gene encoding tRNA guanosine(34) transglycosylase Tgt — encoded protein: MTPCTFVQTAKQNNSEARTGCLTTLHGVIPTPAFMPVGTQGTVKALTPEMLERAGANMILANTYHLYLRPGRELVKKMGGLHRFMNWKKSILTDSGGFQVFSLGALRKITREGVLFQSHIDGSKHFISPERAINIQEDLGADIIMAFDDCTPYPASFEQARASLEITMDWALRCKEAKTRNDQALFGIVQGGTYLDLRKEALASVVKIGFDGYALGGLSVGEPKAAMMEIVRTTAPLMPENHPRYVMGVGTPEDIVRCVDFGIDMFDCVMPTRCARNGLLFTKQEKVVIKNARHRDDESPLDAACDCYTCRNFTRAYLRHLFISGEILAMILNTIHNVQFYLRLMEEIRTAIRNGRFDRFKESFFHREGNYSLGEKDIR